A genome region from Bradyrhizobium commune includes the following:
- a CDS encoding acetoacetate decarboxylase family protein has translation MLKGFTVPKSPFGQAALTPPPPWHYAGDAVGVAFWTDPDATAATLPSGLSPDPESNGHAVMMFLDWQFTAQDDEYLEPARYQYREALVLVDAMYADVPVMWCPYIYVDNDAALARGWTQGFPKKMGSIFQTRSFVASGPAAAPIAPGSRFGASLSAHGQRLAESCVTLRKPVENGLSLLSRPTVLLRYFPTLAAGCQDKPAVDELAMSVTDNLTVAGAWIGTGELNFPETNGEELHALAPRRIESGFRYSLSYSISDLKVLEDRGT, from the coding sequence ATGCTCAAGGGTTTTACAGTTCCGAAGTCGCCCTTCGGTCAGGCCGCTCTAACTCCACCGCCACCCTGGCACTATGCCGGGGATGCCGTCGGCGTCGCGTTCTGGACCGACCCCGACGCGACAGCAGCTACTTTGCCGAGCGGACTTTCTCCCGATCCGGAGTCGAATGGTCACGCGGTCATGATGTTCCTGGATTGGCAATTCACCGCCCAGGACGACGAATACCTCGAGCCGGCGCGTTATCAATATCGCGAGGCGCTTGTCCTGGTCGACGCAATGTATGCCGACGTGCCGGTGATGTGGTGTCCGTACATCTATGTCGACAATGACGCTGCGCTGGCGCGCGGTTGGACGCAGGGATTTCCAAAGAAGATGGGCAGCATCTTTCAGACGCGCTCCTTCGTGGCCTCAGGGCCCGCCGCGGCGCCGATCGCGCCCGGCAGCCGGTTCGGCGCCAGCCTCTCGGCGCATGGCCAGCGTCTTGCGGAGTCATGCGTCACCTTGCGCAAGCCGGTCGAAAACGGGCTGTCGCTGCTCAGCCGACCCACGGTCCTGTTGCGATATTTCCCGACTCTCGCGGCCGGATGCCAGGACAAGCCAGCGGTCGATGAACTGGCGATGTCGGTCACCGACAATCTCACCGTTGCCGGCGCCTGGATCGGGACGGGAGAGCTCAATTTTCCGGAAACGAATGGCGAAGAACTCCACGCGCTGGCGCCGAGGCGGATCGAGTCGGGATTCCGTTACTCACTTTCCTACTCGATCAGCGATCTGAAGGTCCTCGAAGACCGTGGCACGTAG
- a CDS encoding helix-turn-helix domain-containing protein: MAGLPATAPESPPASDQQFSLVANSLATLLETARRELERDRDAAKVSLATASHILQAEIERCSGAHGSTRGGLAAWQILRVRAYIDSNLHRTIHIRDLSAVARRSPAHFSRKFKLAVGESPHAYVVRRRLERACHLMMTCAASLSEIALSVGFSDQAHLCRLFRHAFGQSPANWRRELGIPCELTPRTEMDENSS, translated from the coding sequence ATGGCAGGACTTCCGGCTACTGCACCAGAATCGCCCCCGGCATCCGATCAACAGTTCAGCCTGGTTGCGAACAGCTTGGCCACGTTGCTTGAAACGGCGCGGCGCGAGCTTGAGCGTGATCGAGATGCGGCCAAGGTGTCGCTGGCCACGGCATCTCACATCCTGCAAGCGGAGATCGAGCGATGCTCCGGCGCTCACGGCTCCACAAGGGGCGGCCTGGCAGCCTGGCAGATCCTGCGCGTGCGAGCCTACATCGACAGCAATCTGCATCGCACCATCCACATTCGGGATCTCAGTGCAGTCGCACGTCGAAGCCCTGCGCACTTCTCCCGCAAGTTCAAGCTGGCTGTCGGGGAGTCGCCGCACGCCTATGTGGTGAGAAGGCGACTGGAGCGAGCCTGCCACCTGATGATGACCTGTGCGGCGTCGTTGAGCGAAATAGCCCTGAGCGTAGGCTTTTCCGATCAAGCCCATCTCTGCAGGCTGTTCAGACACGCCTTTGGTCAGAGCCCGGCCAACTGGCGACGCGAGCTTGGAATCCCTTGCGAGCTCACCCCGAGAACCGAGATGGACGAAAATAGCTCATGA
- a CDS encoding ATP-binding protein, translated as MSGQQGTVLSFGPFELSIANRLLTNDAKVVPLGARAMDLLIILVEQAGKVVGRRTLIERVWPERGAEQVSLRVHISALRKALDQSDPGRRYVANIPGRGYSFVVPVTSRASQMSENPKLPPRPRVPARLMRMLGREQAVAEIQAKLAGQKFVTVVGPGGVGKTTVAVAVAHEMGTAFDSQVLFIDLSALGDASLVAPAIAASLGMSVQTNNVVPALIDRLQGRPALIVLDCCEHLIDGASAVAEELMRRVPTLHLLATSREAMRVEGEHVYELDGLECPPEDDNLSARDALQYPSVQLLVDRVRAVRSDFELTDADAPIAAEICRRLDGIPLAVELAACRVDIFGLGKTASLLDERLNLSWVGRRTAPSRHQTLNATLEWSYDLLGEAEKRILNRLSVFAGGFSFEAAVAVVADETVDEANVSDCVWELRSKSMIAAQGQDGRLRLLDPTRAFALQRLARSGEQDLFRRRHALYFTDLFRQGAAMDISGWPKALAIEVDNLRAALNWAFSATGDAKTGVELAAASASAWMGMALLTECVEWMRKAISHLDEKNSGTRQEMVLQSALASCVMFTGGMTEKSYATWAKALLLAEGLNDIDYQMDAVLVLWAHELRVPNYAQAIELADRGGMVSEGTGRIGAVATANYMRGIAYYHVGRITEAQGLLELSLHRDDEAARQLLIKRFGYDRKVDNLAGLATLAWLRGSPDQARRFNQMAVAEARQSNRTVNLCGALTFAGFIAYFTNPDDGEAQAFVDELVTHAGKSALHNYQGFGLGMQALYEVRRGGQISAASAMLYSGLEKLSAARYGIFNWILQAEFAMCTALASRPREGLDVFERAKIDLDESRWYGPELHRIRGELALSNGEGLAAGRQYFQRALELANRQASLSWALRAATSLAIAETSAGRKEAAWRTLQATHAKFREDFETFDLRLARQVLSGSYRREDAANSMQ; from the coding sequence ATGAGCGGTCAGCAGGGGACAGTCCTCAGCTTCGGCCCCTTCGAACTGTCGATAGCAAACAGACTGTTGACGAACGACGCGAAAGTCGTGCCGCTCGGCGCACGCGCCATGGATCTCCTCATCATCCTGGTGGAGCAGGCAGGCAAGGTCGTCGGCAGGAGGACTCTGATCGAACGCGTTTGGCCAGAGCGAGGGGCGGAACAAGTCAGCCTGCGCGTCCATATTTCAGCGTTGCGGAAGGCTCTCGATCAAAGCGACCCCGGAAGGCGATACGTCGCGAACATACCCGGGCGCGGGTACAGCTTCGTCGTACCGGTCACCTCACGTGCCTCGCAGATGTCGGAGAATCCCAAGCTGCCTCCGAGGCCCCGAGTGCCTGCGCGCCTGATGCGGATGCTTGGACGTGAACAAGCCGTGGCCGAGATCCAGGCGAAGCTGGCCGGGCAGAAGTTTGTCACGGTCGTCGGGCCTGGCGGCGTCGGCAAGACCACGGTGGCGGTCGCAGTTGCCCATGAGATGGGCACAGCCTTCGACAGCCAGGTTCTCTTCATCGACCTGAGTGCGCTCGGCGACGCCTCGCTCGTCGCGCCTGCCATCGCCGCATCACTTGGCATGTCGGTGCAAACAAACAATGTCGTACCCGCCTTGATCGATCGCTTGCAGGGAAGGCCAGCGCTGATCGTGCTCGACTGTTGCGAGCATCTGATCGATGGAGCGTCGGCCGTCGCAGAGGAGCTGATGCGCCGTGTCCCGACATTGCATTTACTCGCGACCAGCCGGGAGGCCATGCGCGTCGAGGGTGAGCATGTCTACGAACTCGACGGGCTCGAATGCCCTCCGGAAGACGACAATCTGTCAGCGCGGGATGCGCTGCAATACCCCTCTGTTCAATTGCTGGTCGACCGCGTGCGAGCCGTGCGAAGTGACTTCGAACTGACGGATGCGGATGCGCCGATCGCTGCGGAAATCTGCCGACGGCTTGACGGCATTCCCTTGGCAGTCGAACTCGCAGCCTGCAGGGTCGACATATTCGGCCTTGGCAAGACCGCAAGCCTGCTCGACGAGCGACTGAACCTGTCATGGGTGGGGCGCAGGACCGCACCGTCGAGGCACCAGACGTTGAACGCCACGTTGGAGTGGAGCTACGACCTGCTCGGCGAGGCAGAGAAGCGCATATTGAATCGGCTCAGCGTATTTGCCGGCGGATTTTCGTTCGAAGCGGCGGTCGCTGTTGTCGCCGATGAGACGGTGGATGAAGCAAACGTATCGGATTGCGTTTGGGAGCTTCGCTCGAAATCGATGATTGCCGCTCAAGGACAGGACGGCCGGCTGCGCTTGCTTGACCCCACCCGCGCCTTTGCCCTGCAGCGATTGGCCAGGAGCGGCGAGCAGGACCTCTTTCGCCGCCGTCACGCCCTCTATTTCACCGACCTGTTCAGGCAGGGCGCTGCAATGGACATATCGGGCTGGCCTAAGGCGCTCGCGATTGAGGTCGATAACCTCAGAGCCGCCCTGAACTGGGCGTTTTCTGCGACGGGCGATGCGAAAACCGGCGTTGAACTCGCTGCGGCTTCGGCAAGCGCCTGGATGGGCATGGCGCTTCTCACCGAATGCGTGGAATGGATGAGAAAGGCCATAAGCCATCTCGACGAGAAGAATTCGGGCACACGGCAGGAGATGGTCCTTCAGTCGGCCCTCGCGAGTTGCGTGATGTTCACTGGGGGCATGACGGAAAAATCATACGCGACGTGGGCCAAGGCGCTGCTTCTCGCCGAGGGCCTCAACGACATCGACTATCAGATGGACGCCGTGCTTGTGCTGTGGGCACACGAGTTGCGCGTTCCGAACTATGCGCAAGCCATCGAGCTGGCGGACCGCGGCGGCATGGTTTCGGAAGGAACGGGCCGGATCGGCGCCGTCGCAACGGCCAACTACATGCGGGGCATCGCGTATTACCATGTCGGCCGCATTACGGAAGCTCAAGGCCTGCTGGAACTGTCGCTGCATCGTGATGACGAGGCTGCGCGACAATTGCTGATCAAGCGGTTTGGCTATGATCGCAAGGTCGACAATTTGGCCGGTCTTGCGACCCTGGCGTGGTTGCGCGGCTCTCCGGATCAAGCCCGCAGGTTCAATCAAATGGCCGTCGCCGAGGCGCGCCAATCCAATCGGACCGTGAACCTTTGTGGCGCGCTGACCTTTGCAGGCTTCATCGCATATTTCACAAATCCGGATGACGGCGAAGCCCAGGCGTTCGTCGACGAACTCGTCACTCATGCCGGGAAATCCGCTCTCCACAACTACCAGGGCTTTGGTCTCGGCATGCAGGCTCTCTACGAAGTCAGGCGAGGAGGGCAAATCAGCGCGGCGTCCGCGATGCTCTACTCGGGTCTCGAGAAGCTTTCCGCGGCGCGCTACGGAATTTTCAACTGGATCTTGCAGGCAGAGTTTGCGATGTGCACGGCCCTCGCGAGCCGGCCGAGGGAAGGGCTTGATGTCTTCGAGCGTGCGAAGATCGATCTCGACGAAAGCCGATGGTATGGCCCGGAACTGCACCGCATCAGGGGTGAACTGGCGCTGAGCAACGGCGAAGGATTGGCAGCTGGCAGGCAATACTTTCAGCGCGCGCTCGAGCTTGCAAACAGGCAGGCCAGCCTGTCATGGGCGCTCAGGGCCGCGACCAGCCTCGCCATTGCCGAGACGTCGGCCGGGCGAAAGGAGGCCGCGTGGCGGACCTTGCAGGCCACTCACGCGAAGTTTCGGGAGGATTTCGAGACCTTCGACCTCCGGCTGGCCAGGCAGGTGCTGAGCGGTTCATACCGGCGTGAAGACGCAGCCAATTCAATGCAGTGA